attggttatgcagagaaatccaaatggtataaattttattgtcctaatcatagtacaaAAATTGTTGAATCTAgaaatgctaggttcattgaaaatggtgacatcagtgggagtgaaagaatgcgtaatgcttgcattcaagaagtaagggtaAAAGTTAATATACCAAAAGTTTCTAAAGTTATTGTTCTTGATATTGTAgtacaatctaacaataatcgagaacaacaaattaatgaacaaaCACTCGATAATGGAGATGCCAATAATGAACCTCCAATAGCCgagtcacaagaaatagcattaaggagatctcaaagagaaagGAAGTCGGCTATTTTTTATGACTATAtggtttatctacaagagtcagaaattgacttaggaattagaaatgatccagattcatttttccaagccatggaatgtgaagattctaattaatgatttgatgccatgaaagaagagttaaaatccatgcatcaaaatcaagtttgggatataGTTAAATTGCTTAAAGGATGTAAGAAGGTCGaatgtaaatgggtctttaagactAAGCAcgactcaaaaggcaatattgaacaacataaagccagacttgttgcaaaTGGTTGTACTTAGAAAGAACGTattgactataaagagacattttcaccagtctctaagaaggactcacttagaatttttatggctttggtggctcattatgacttggagttacaccaaatggatgtaaaaaccgtttttcttaatgggaatttagaaGAATAGATTTATATGGACCAACCCAAAGGCCTTTCAGTTAAAggaaaggaacacatggtatgtaaattaaagaagtcaatatatggacttaaacaagcttcccgaCAATAAGTTTAACGATATcataacttcatttggatttaaagaaaataccactcggtgtatatatatgaatattagtgggagcaagtttatttttctagttctgtatattgatgatattttgcttactACTAATGATTttggtttgttacatgaaaccaagaaGTTTCTctttaagaattttgaaatgaaagatatgggagaggcaacatatgtgataggaatagaaatattccgtgatagatcacaatgattattaggattgtctcaaaaagcctacattgagaaaattttaaagagatttaatatgagtaaatgttcaaCGGGAATATTTCCAATTCAGAAAGGTGACAAATTTAGTCTTATGCAATGTtcgaaaagtgaattggaatgagaacaaatgaaaaatattccttatgcatctgttgtggggagcttaatgtatgcacaaacttgcacTAGACTAGACATCACTTTTGTTGTTGGAATGCTGAGCAGGTATCAAAGTAATCCcggaatggatcattggaaagctgcaaagaaagttcttagatacttgcaaggaacgaagaatcatatgttcacttataaaaaaatccGATCATCTCAAGGTGATTGGATATTTAGATTCAAACTTAGCCGGATGTgtcgatacaagaaaatcaacgttTGGGTACTTGTTTCTTTTGACTGGAGGGGCAATTTTATGGAAGAATACGAAGCAGTCAGTTATTActgcatccactatggaagatgaatttgtggcatgctttgaggccacaattcatggattatggccGTGAAATTTTATTTCAGGGCTTGTGATTATCGACAGTATTGCCAAGCCgctaaaaatttattatgataaCTCTGCGgcagttttcttctctaagaacagcaagtattctaagggtgctaagcatatggatatcaaatacttgtctgtcaaagaagaagttcacaaacaaagagtgtcaattgagcacattagcacaAATCTTATAATAgcagatcccttaacaaaaggattgccgcccaaaacatttaattaGCATGTTGAAAATATGAGCATTATTGGACATCGttaatgtttgtattatgattgtattgagtttatatatttgacactttgagctcacttacgtgtttatgatatttcttgttttctatttagtatacattatggaaatagatgaatgttaaacaggataatttctaaagaaacattatggttggactattactgcgtttttcttttatagatcatgttaagtaaagtgttatagttgtagtacatagaagggactatgtcgaGTAATGACATACAACCGCTATAACtcacattagttttctttacttaattgtgattattatgtgattgctaatttaatgaaattttatagcataatgttattgtgcacattatgtctttattaaaccatgaaaggaaaatcatatgggccaagtgggagaatgtaagaattattgtgacctacatgatatgatttaatatatggtttaataattattgaaatgctataaaataaataattattgattATGAGAAGGTgcgactctaataaaatgaaaaggtatatcgctttgatggaaggcacattTTCAATTAACGTACAAAAAGAGTCCAGTCTTCTCTCCACTCACAATGAACAACTATAACAGAAAGGAATtgggtattctctcctccatcaattgaatacattaaggaatagtgggttaagggagagaaatcggatttatTCATTTGGTTCGAGTTCTACTGCAACGCTATCGATAAAGGCATGTCTTCatctaattatgaaaattcatgaagatcaaaagatcactgttttcttttgtatttccgCATCAAAGTGTTATATGTATAATCTAACATGAAAAAGTTGGATTTTAGGCTCCAATTGCATTTGTGATATACAATTATGAATTAACGGCATACGTGCCCAAAGTATTTGatgtttttgcatttgttgaagACTAATGGTGGTGGgtgctttgcttttcttcttagcgaccatcaaagtctcttctctctgcaagttcttcttcttctttcaaggTTTCAGGTTCAGGGACATCGTCACCTTCATCGTCGGAGGAGGAGCTTTCTTCAGAGTCTGTCCATCTCAATCATCACCATTGGGAATGcagaatttctctttttgtcatcattttttttttcgtgaaatcAATGCAGAAGAGGACGTGCGACAATGCGCCGAAGCGATGGGCAGCAAAGGGTAAGCGAGACAGTCACAGATTTTGAAGCAACATAAAattatttcgaccaaaaaagagaagaaaaaatgacataaaactaagaaaaaaaaacataacgacgtttgtttctttatttctttttctttccttttattacaTAACCTATGACTGACTCTGGAATCAAAACATCCCAACATGGTATGATTCTCCTCcaatcaagaagtaaaactAAGAAAGAACAGAGCAATCACATCTCACTTAGATGCATATATTCATGGGATATTcatgatttattgatttaagatTGGACTCATCGTCATCTAAACATGCTGCTAACCAACATTCGACTCTTGCCATGATGTCACTAAAATCTGCATTACTAGTCGTTTGCAAAGTGTTCGTATTcattagaagaagaagaagaagaagaagaagaagaagaagaagaagaagaagaagaagaagaagaagaagaagaagaagaagaagaaaggtccCAATCCTAAAGGGTCAACACAGCAAAGCTAGAAGAGGACTTCTTGTCAAGCTGGAAGAGACCTCGAATGCCGTGAGCTAGTTCAACAGCCATGTGTTCATGTAGAGCTTCTGCTACTGGATTTGTCGAACAACATGCTAGCATTGACGAACGGGGGTTGGCTTGGTTGGGGGACTACACAGTTTTTGTCGTGGAGCATCTCGACGACTCCAGACATGGGCGGTCGCAATTCCATGCAGGCTTGAGTGCACAAAAGGCTGATTTGGAGCACATTCGACGCCTCCAGGATGGGGAATTTACCTTGCAAGGCCGGATCAATGCATGCAACCAAATTATTTGACTTGTAATGCTTCCATACCTGCAAAGCAATCATGAATTTCCATGGCTCCCTTATATCTGAAGATAAATCTACTAGCACTAACGTAGAAACCAACGATAGAGTTTGTtgggaaaatcaaaagaaaaattagataatccTAGTGGAGTGTGGGCAAGAAAGTAAATGTCAGTCTAAGTTCTCATGATCGTAGAGACAAGAAACCTTACCGACTGTAATACCGAGCTCGACCCCCGTGTGTACACACTATTCTTCCTACCACTCAAGATTTCAAGAACCAGCACCCCAAAAGCATAAACATCAGCTTTCTCCGTTAGCTGTCCCCTCATTAAATATTCAGGCGCCATGTAACCACTGCATAGTCAATCGTCTTTTAGatataaaccatacttagcttAAAGAAGATATGAAGTGCAAGGAAAGGATGATACGCAAAACCCCTTTAAGGGgccaaacttgtcaaattaaggACATAGAAAGTGCCAACTATGGTTTCAAGCAGGCTGGTAATGAAAAGGCATTCTTACAGTGTGCCAGCGATTCCTGTGCTAAGATGAGACTTATCCATAGCAATGCATCGGGCAAGCCCAAAATCTGAGATTTTCGCTGTGAGGTTTTCGTCGAGGAGGATGTTGCTGGTTTTTATGTCCCGATGGATGATTTTCACTCCACAACCTCCATGAAGATATGCAAGGCCCTCAGCTGTACCTATGATGATGTGCAGCCTCTCCTCCCAAGTTATGACGGTGGTCGCATCGTTGACTGCAACAACAGATTCTATTCGCTTATTTAGAAAGATAAGCAAAGTGGAGTGGGACAGACATAACCGAAGAAGGCAAGACACTAATGGAGAAGATATTTGAAACCTTCGACTCGAAAATCATAAGATGGAAGCATTGCTTGCAATACAAGAAGCCAGTTACTAAGAATGCAAACTGAACTGATGCTCGTCGTGAAGGGTGGATCTCTTCTTGGCATCAAATGATGGCTGTGTAAGTGTGTTATGCAGTTATGCAACAAGCAGCTACTTACCAAAAAGAACTAGATCAAGACTTCTTTTAGGAAGATATTCGTAGACGAGGAGGCTTTCTGGGCCTTCGATGCTGCATCCCAAAATCCTCATGAGGTTCTTGTGTTGGATCCCACTGATCAGGTTCACCTCATTGAAGAATTCATCTGCCCATTGGCATGTGTTGAACACCAACCGCTTAACCGCGACGACCTTCCCGTCGGGTAAAATCCCCTTGTACACGGAACCGCCGCCCCCTTGGCCTAGCTTCCTCGAGTCATCAAAGAAGTTGGTGGCCTTCTCCAGTGTCTTGTACTTGAAATATAAGCTAAACTTGCTCTTGCTCGCTCGTAATTGCATGAGGTTATTTTGCACTAAATAAGGATGAATTCGAAATTCGTGTCATCAAGCTTGTGATCAAGAATTACTAAGAGATCATTTTACGCATTTGAACCAAATTGcttactttgtttcttctcAGAGTACTTTTTATATCCAATGTATGCACCAATGAGAACAAGTGAAGTCGCTGCAGTAGCCGATGAGATTATTGCTATGGTGATGCGAACCCTGGATGAACCTGCGAAATGATAAAGACAACATCAGGTTGAGATGAGCAAGTTCATTAATAATTCCTAAAATCTGGCAAGCATCGAATCATAAGATCAACCAAATTAAACTTAGGATGTGTTCatttggggaaaatttcaagaaaatggaaaatgtttttggaaaatcattttttaagaaaatgattaattttcctttatttggtgatatatgactaaaaatgttttctagtgTTTTTCTCGTTTGGAATCtcatgcacaaaaaaaaaagtcattttttaaataatttttacttgattttctttccctttccttcaTCCTCCTCCACTAGTCGTCAGGCGTTGACAGGCCACTTGCGTTGTCGACAAGGCCCAACAAAGGCCAACCTGACCAACCTCGGGCAAGTTTGCGCTCGCTAGATCCTAGGGTTTGTTGCAACGAGgctggcaaggcttgagcttgcccgaGGTGGGCTTGCACTGGTGATCggcggaggaggaaaaaggaaaagaaaaagataaggaaaagaaaagaaaatgaaaaaaatcgattttttatataaatagttAAAAATTCCACAtgagcaatttttgaaagtgTATTCACCATCTTAGATTTAGGAattcacttttctaattttatgcgTGTGTATTTTCCTTGATCGGAAAGTGTTTTCAATTGATCAATCATTTTTGGCGAACTAAACAGATGAAAgttcgaaaattaattttgagaaaacaattttCGTCAAACAAATGTACTCTTAGGTTATGTTCGTTTCgtggataatatttttctaaaaaacattgtcctcattttttggcttttgattcgcttaggaaaatgagttaatggaaaatatttttctggtCAACGTAAATCTATGCTTATAATCAAGAAATGATTtcatcttcgaaaaagttggaaaacatttccaaaatatTATTAGGTATTGGCGCTTGGATTTGAAATTCTACGTTTGAACACGAGAATCCCAACGCTAGTTCCTGAGTCTCTAACGCTCGGGCTGGATCCATCAAGGTTGGCCCTGGATCCATTGAGGCTGGGACCAGATCTCTTGGGCACGAGTCCATTGAGACTAGACCTAGGTCAATTGAGGCCGGGCTCTCGGTGCCTATACCTAGGTCCATCGAGGTCGAGCTCAAACCCCTAGTGCTTGTGCCCTATGCCTCAGCACTTGAGCCAGCATCCATAAAGGACATGCTTGGGCCTTACACTCAAGCTTTAGTCCCTAGCACTTAGGCTCAAGTCTTGAATTAATGAAACTTCGTTCTtataagaattttttaaaaataatttcaattatttttctttctaaaaaaatcaaattttaaattactttaaaaaaattatttttcctttcctttttcctttttttattttatttttatttttgcttctgCCTCGACTAATCACTGACCTCAACGACGGCCAGCGATCGACCACAGGCAAGGGATGAGCTCGTTGTTCTAGTAGTGCCGAGGTCTTGTTGACCTTTGACAAGGCTTGAGCCTTGTCGATCTAGCTAGACTCGAGCTTGATCTTGCATGAGGTCAGTCACTGATTGTCACTGTGGCCAGCGAttggctaaaaaagaaaaataaaataaaaataataaaataattcgatattcaaaaaatgaaaagagaaaaaattaaaaatatcattaaaagaaGTGCCTTAATCGACCAACATGAGGAAACCACAATTGGAAAATTCGAAATCTGACAGCAGACATAGAAGAGCGTCGGTTTTTCTTTAAAGGCGAGGAAGCCATCTTTTAAGTCGGTAAACCAGAGATCAGGAGACTAATTGTTACCTCCGCTACTGGGGACGATATAGAACTTGCTACTGGGGACGTTGTAGAACTTTGTGGTCGAGTAACGGAGGAAGCATCCCGCATTCATGACCCGCGCTTCTTCTCCAGGTGCACAGCTTCTCGCCATCGAAGTTGCATTCTCCAAACAGACTCTGCAACCGCCGGCATCAAGCGTGCTCCAACACTGTGCCAAAGCATATACCCCGGCGACTCCTCCAACTCCGTCCTCCCCGGCCACCGCGAAGCCCTTGTTCCGCACTGCACTGGCCGAGACATTCCTCAGGACCCGGTCCACCCTATCGGAGAGCTCGGCCACGATCTCCGCCGGGACTGTCAAATTGGAGCTACACTTGTGCATGTCGTGCGTTGGATCGACGGTCTCGTTGTAGAAGTCGTAACTGCCGTAACGGAGGAAGCAGCCGTCAAGGTAGAGCCGACCAAAGTTGGGGAGGCAGCGGGCAATCCGGGGCCAGCTCTCGGTAAAGCAGATGTGGCACTCGGTCTCAGTCAAGTCCCCATGGCACTGGGCGAGGCCGTACACTGCTGGCAGCGGCGAGGCGAGGGAGTACTTGCCCCAGCCCTGGGCAGCGAAGCTGTACGAGAACTTGCTCATGATGGCGATGCCGATGGAGACGACATTTCCAGGGACAATCCAAGTGGAGTTCTGGCAGATGAGGCGCGCTTCGGTGATTCGAGGATCAGAGAcggcgagagagaagaagaacgagGAGAGCGCGAGCAGAGGAAGGGCGATTGATGGGCTCGCTTCGTTCGACTTCATGGGCTCCGCTTGAGATATGCTCTGTTACCAAATTTTCCTTCTCTCAGTTctcttcaaagagaaaagaagaagaagaagaaaagggaaagatttGAGCAAGAGCGCGATGGGAGCTCCGCTTCAACCTGGTGATCTCATAAAAAGCTTCAACCCAGCTACACCACGCGGAATCGGAGCGACAGACTGATGCTTGACTTTTGGGGTCTCGTTTTTCACATCACCCCTTGCTTTCTTCATGCTACAGCAGGGTTTTTGAAAAATGGCACGGCGATaacatgtctctctctctctctctctctctctctctctctctctctgtgagtgGGTGGAATGCAGTGTTTGACGCGGCGAGAATGATGGGGTTCTGAGACCTTTCGAGTCCGAGAATATTTTGGATTGAGGGTGGTCTAGACGAAGGAGAGAGATCTGCAACGACCGAAGCGACGAGGGCGACGGATGTTGACGTCCATGtcggtagttttttttttttttaaataattagatgataatttttaatctattctgaaaataataatgattacaaaaaatcaaataataatttattataattttttttggtgaagtaaattattataaattgtttTGAAGTGTATTCCTTTAAAAATTTGTGACTCATAATAAGGTTCATCATTGGAAGGTTGTCTTATGTATCAAGTCGGGGCCAATCCATGTTCATAATTATGCAAAGACCTTTAATTTGACTTTAGATGATCAAATTTGGCCTCACGTGTTTCAGATGAGATCCCCCTGCATTTTTCATACATGTACATTTGACTTTTCTAGTCCCATGGTTGCGGCCACGAGGTGTCCAAGCTAGTTTTTATCCGGCCTGCCTACCCGAATGAACAAACGATCAGGCACCCTCTTGCTTTTTGGCTTGAATTTAGGGATAAATGTAtcaaaaatcttgaaatttatcacaaaactccaaattgagtcctaaaacatttaaaaagtgtaatcaagttctaaaacttatctaTGTAAACTTTCAAGAATTGTAATCATTGGAAGGATTTATACTtgaccaatttgataagttttaggactattATAatattgtgacaaattttagaacttccaATATAGTTATTCCTTAGATTTATTTATGACCTCTTCTGCCTTGACTATCAACCGCTACATAGAATTCCACAAATCAAAAACACCTTGGAGCGTGGTAGTTCACACATGACCATCTCAATTCACATCAAATGTAGGAGGAAATCTTAGGAAAACTGAGCAAGTTCTCATATCAATATGTTGCAAGCGTGAAGTGATTGAACAACCCTTCTATGCTTTCCAAagtataaagaaaaatatagctTCGAATTGAGTAGAATAATGTAGTCGGATCATTAAGCTGGATAGAACAATCTAGTCGGACTTTGAAGtatgatatcactttttttaaggatttatttgcctcacAATGTTGTTAATGGTCCCtggaaaatttatattctagtATTTCTAGTACTTCTCAAATGAAAATACTAGATatcaattctaatatttctccagTCTCTCAAAAGAAACAATTAGAAATAATGGTTGTATATTATTTCGGAAGAAaacgaaaaatgaaagaagaagattatgATTGAACATACATGTTCAATAATTTATAGCAAGAACAATACGTTATACCCAAGCAGACACAACCTTTTAAGGATTAAGAAATTATGCTTGAACAGGTACGAAGTTTGAGTAACCATTAGACGAAacaataaaaattcgaaattaaataaataataaacaaaaaaataaccgTACTTCTTCATGAACAGTCGCAAAATTTCAACAGGACTGAtggttaattttttataaaaataaatcctaattttcaataaataaaaaataatgatcattgATCAGTGTTAAATCTCTTTTACGTGCACACTCACATTTTTTCGACGTGGGACAAGACACCTCTTAGtttattttacaaacaaactaccAACACAAATCACATGGAATAAAAAGAATGACAAGCATAAAATCATTAGTAAGTCTCAAGTGATTCAACAGATCATATGCACCGAGTCCCTAACATCACTAACCATTGTTAGCATCGTATGCTAAACGCCTACTCAATTATCTCAAGACCTTAACACTATTTTATATGCCATATGGAATGgtcattggttttttttttttttggaggggaggaggaggggaggtgGGGCAATGAATTGCCATTACATTTCAAGAGTAGTTGTTGATCCCAAAATAACACTAGGAAAGAATATGAAGACTTGAAAAAGAACACTTTGGACCAAGGTCCAGAAAAGCCGGTGAAGAATCCGCACCATATGGGCTTGAGTGGACctaacccaatttttttttctttttcaaaaaaccGAGTCGAAATACAAGAGGAAGGGCATCGAAACATGTTAAAGAGGGGATAATGTCCAAAGGTTGCAATTGAAGTCGTGACCACGGAAAATTGGACGTCTAGATCACGTAGTTctttttaggtttaaattcttcGCACTTGAAATTTTTTGCCGTGAGACAAATGGTTAGGGGATACAAGAAAAAGTAATCAAAAGCATTGTCCCATAGGAAAAACCGATGAATAATAAATCTTGATGGAAAAAGCTCTAGAAATTCAAAGgtaaacaaattcaaaaggaaaatgacagaaaaagaaaaaacaattaaagaggGGGTAATGTCCAAAGGTGCTGTCTAATCATGGTATGGTTCTTTCACACGCCATGAGTAATTAGATAAGATTTctataataatacaaaaaaaaatgaggtttgCCAATTACCATCCAAAGGAGAGTTCATTGGTTTCATTATCACCAACACCTTTAAAACTTTTGACTATTTCCAATATGCAATCACGGGCAAAATCAATATGAACCGTCCAATTaggaaaaagatggaaaaaaaaaaggagaaaaggattTGCGTGCTTGCCGACTGAGGGAAGACTCCATATTGTCAACTTTTCCCCTTCCATGGAGCAACtcttcaaaagagaaaagagaaaatatttttttcaaaaaaaaaaaagagacgagtatgaccaaaaaaaaaggtttgccGGTGACGTGACGACATCGATCCACATCCATCTCTCTCTTGaacttagccaaaatatagTTGCCATTCACCCCTAGTTTAACTTTCATATAGTAAAAGGAGCTTAAATCCTTCATTTCTAAACTCGAGCTCATCGCAcaacatcttaattttttttttaattcttatatgaaattactaactttaatCAAGTGATTTATCAAACTTTTCTCCAAGTGAGTTATCAATTAAGTTTGGACTCTTAATTGTTATTTGAGTTAGTCACCGGTCTAATACTAGAAAATCGGTGCTACATTTATCCTTAATTAAATTTTGTGTCTCAAAAAAATGATAATGGTTAATCTCTAATTAGttttcatgtcataaaaaataTCAACCAATGTTTCCTTCGTTAACTTCTGTTCAATATTCTAAATAATTACGAACAtggaaacacatttggtaaacaATTTGGATGATCGA
The nucleotide sequence above comes from Eucalyptus grandis isolate ANBG69807.140 chromosome 2, ASM1654582v1, whole genome shotgun sequence. Encoded proteins:
- the LOC104434151 gene encoding cysteine-rich receptor-like protein kinase 42, with protein sequence MKSNEASPSIALPLLALSSFFFSLAVSDPRITEARLICQNSTWIVPGNVVSIGIAIMSKFSYSFAAQGWGKYSLASPLPAVYGLAQCHGDLTETECHICFTESWPRIARCLPNFGRLYLDGCFLRYGSYDFYNETVDPTHDMHKCSSNLTVPAEIVAELSDRVDRVLRNVSASAVRNKGFAVAGEDGVGGVAGVYALAQCWSTLDAGGCRVCLENATSMARSCAPGEEARVMNAGCFLRYSTTKFYNVPSSKFYIVPSSGGSSRVRITIAIISSATAATSLVLIGAYIGYKKYSEKKQMQNNLMQLRASKSKFSLYFKYKTLEKATNFFDDSRKLGQGGGGSVYKGILPDGKVVAVKRLVFNTCQWADEFFNEVNLISGIQHKNLMRILGCSIEGPESLLVYEYLPKRSLDLVLFVNDATTVITWEERLHIIIGTAEGLAYLHGGCGVKIIHRDIKTSNILLDENLTAKISDFGLARCIAMDKSHLSTGIAGTLGYMAPEYLMRGQLTEKADVYAFGVLVLEILSGRKNSVYTRGSSSVLQSVWKHYKSNNLVACIDPALQGKFPILEASNVLQISLLCTQACMELRPPMSGVVEMLHDKNCVVPQPSQPPFVNASMLFDKSSSRSST